From the Halalkalicoccus sp. CGA53 genome, one window contains:
- the phnC gene encoding phosphonate ABC transporter ATP-binding protein → MLEVKDLTKIYPTGDQALDGVSLSVEGNNTVAVIGPSGAGKSTLIRCINRLVEPTSGEVWLDEVELTSLSKSELRKERRDIGMVFQEYGLVERLTVMENVLSGRLGYVSFLKSFRRKYPSEDVRHAYDVLERVGLGGFEDKRVDELSGGQRQRVGIARAVIQRPKLMLVDEPTSSLDPETSHAVMDLLTEIADESNIPVLINIHEVHLAEEFSDRIVGLTDGQIVFEGPVKDLTDDVKDTIYRSEDPPKPGETESEEEVTTTQAGGDVVEGIETHDG, encoded by the coding sequence ATGCTCGAAGTAAAAGACCTTACAAAGATTTACCCGACAGGAGACCAGGCATTAGATGGAGTTTCACTCTCGGTCGAGGGGAATAACACAGTAGCAGTTATCGGACCCAGTGGAGCTGGCAAGAGCACTCTGATAAGGTGTATAAATCGATTGGTCGAACCGACAAGTGGTGAAGTATGGCTTGACGAAGTAGAATTGACTTCGCTATCGAAATCTGAACTTCGGAAAGAACGACGTGATATTGGGATGGTATTTCAGGAGTATGGCCTCGTAGAGCGATTAACGGTAATGGAAAACGTCCTTTCTGGCAGGCTTGGATATGTAAGTTTTTTGAAATCGTTTCGAAGAAAATACCCCTCGGAAGACGTTCGACACGCTTACGATGTTCTTGAACGGGTCGGACTAGGGGGATTTGAGGATAAACGCGTTGATGAATTATCTGGGGGGCAACGCCAGCGGGTGGGGATCGCCCGTGCTGTAATCCAACGGCCAAAACTCATGCTGGTGGACGAACCAACTAGCAGTCTTGACCCGGAGACCTCCCATGCGGTGATGGACCTACTCACGGAGATCGCCGATGAATCAAATATTCCGGTATTGATCAATATCCACGAGGTACATCTCGCTGAGGAATTCTCTGACCGCATTGTAGGCCTGACAGATGGTCAAATAGTATTCGAAGGGCCGGTCAAAGACTTAACTGATGATGTGAAAGATACCATCTACCGCTCTGAGGATCCACCAAAGCCTGGCGAAACTGAATCAGAGGAAGAAGTTACCACAACTCAAGCCGGCGGGGACGTTGTAGAGGGGATTGAAACTCACGACGGCTAA
- the phnE gene encoding phosphonate ABC transporter, permease protein PhnE, producing MDRELTADRDTWDRFTSKQQFTRYGFVGFSFAIFVASWFYLNMSLEYIWTGPAALGDLFSRMFPPNPVIIPEMVGPLLTSIHIAILGTVFSIVLSVPVAFIAADKTSPNRYTYGLGKVIITVSRSVHEIIWTLLFVVMFGPGALAGVLALSVRSVGFIGKLLNEAIEEIDMTQVEAMKATGAGTAKTFVYAIVPQVMPAFIGIATYRWDSNVRASTVVGFVGGGGIGVLLMDTINTFRWAEAVVILGAILSVVLFSEVVSAYLRKKVM from the coding sequence ATTGACCGAGAGCTAACCGCTGACAGAGATACCTGGGATCGCTTTACATCGAAACAACAGTTTACACGATATGGATTTGTCGGATTTAGTTTTGCTATATTCGTTGCATCGTGGTTCTATCTTAATATGTCACTGGAATATATATGGACTGGTCCGGCAGCACTCGGTGATCTTTTCAGTCGGATGTTCCCACCGAATCCCGTTATTATTCCTGAGATGGTTGGTCCATTGCTTACATCAATCCACATTGCAATACTTGGAACTGTATTTTCAATCGTGCTATCAGTTCCAGTGGCGTTTATAGCAGCGGACAAAACATCTCCGAACCGATATACCTACGGCTTAGGAAAAGTCATCATCACTGTCAGTAGATCGGTTCACGAAATTATTTGGACTCTGTTATTTGTCGTTATGTTTGGGCCTGGTGCGCTCGCGGGTGTCCTTGCACTTTCGGTCCGATCCGTCGGTTTCATTGGAAAGCTTCTGAATGAAGCGATAGAAGAAATCGATATGACCCAGGTTGAAGCGATGAAAGCCACTGGAGCTGGGACAGCCAAAACGTTCGTTTACGCTATTGTTCCTCAGGTAATGCCCGCATTCATCGGCATAGCTACATACCGATGGGACTCAAATGTTCGCGCTTCCACCGTAGTCGGATTCGTCGGTGGTGGTGGAATCGGAGTTCTATTGATGGACACAATCAACACATTCCGCTGGGCTGAAGCCGTCGTCATCTTAGGTGCGATCTTAAGCGTCGTCCTCTTCAGTGAGGTAGTCTCGGCGTACCTCAGAAAGAAGGTGATGTAG